The Planctomycetaceae bacterium genome has a window encoding:
- a CDS encoding acyltransferase has product MNVRLTKLCRDVYNVWVSHTPSRRWRRFWLQRLLGAFEPKAFMCMHVHLMNPQNIFIGERAAINAHCILDGRDCPLRIGNDVDIGTHTHIWTLEHDPNSDSHATKAGPVTIEDHVWIASRVTILPGVTIGRGAVVAAGAVVTKDVPPLAIVGGVPAKIIGQRSNALTYKLDFAPRLR; this is encoded by the coding sequence ATGAACGTGCGGCTTACGAAACTCTGTAGGGATGTCTACAACGTCTGGGTCAGTCACACCCCGTCTCGCCGTTGGCGCCGGTTCTGGCTGCAGCGGCTGCTGGGGGCGTTCGAACCCAAGGCGTTCATGTGCATGCACGTGCATTTGATGAACCCGCAGAATATCTTCATCGGCGAGCGGGCCGCCATAAACGCTCACTGCATTCTGGATGGGCGCGACTGTCCGCTGCGGATCGGCAACGACGTGGATATCGGAACGCACACGCATATCTGGACCCTCGAGCATGATCCCAATAGCGACTCGCATGCGACAAAAGCAGGGCCGGTCACCATCGAGGATCATGTCTGGATCGCCTCACGCGTGACCATTTTACCGGGAGTGACCATTGGGCGCGGAGCCGTGGTGGCGGCCGGGGCGGTCGTCACCAAAGACGTTCCGCCGCTGGCCATCGTGGGCGGCGTACCGGCCAAGATCATCGGCCAACGCAGCAATGCGCTGACCTACAAACTGGATTTTGCGCCGCGCCTTCGTTAA
- a CDS encoding glycosyltransferase family 4 protein, giving the protein MTTVRRIVFATTVFDEVANGPAMYAQYLWQAFRDDPDLEFHLVAPAAAQTHPRLHTLDGADTRGSLYHRIGRLAMRVAAGYERSTIIHGNIAHAMFQFVNYPGPWAVQVNDYEVADVAAHLAGTLVRKGPRRLMSLLWRRVQEQKVIPAATRVVCNSNYTRRRVLEAYRPEESRVCTIYKAVDTSCFIRPGVLPPDPLPQRPAGGRLVLVGTNWQIKGLDILLRSMQQLLARRGDLSLTVAGSPQGRANARMVALCAQLGLQDRVHFVGRLDREALKVLLWYSDLYVLPSRSEGFGVSVLEAMSAGVPVVVSRVGGLPEIVADQQWGVLVEPEDPRALAGAVEQLLGSAPRRQALSAAGAQRATAFGLHRMIDQVRALYEQLMR; this is encoded by the coding sequence GTGACGACCGTCCGGCGGATAGTGTTCGCCACTACGGTCTTCGACGAGGTGGCTAACGGTCCGGCTATGTACGCCCAGTATCTCTGGCAGGCATTTCGCGACGACCCGGACCTGGAGTTTCACCTGGTCGCCCCGGCGGCGGCGCAAACGCACCCGCGCCTGCACACGCTCGATGGCGCCGATACCCGCGGTTCACTCTATCACCGCATCGGGCGCTTGGCGATGCGGGTGGCCGCAGGATACGAGCGGTCGACGATTATCCACGGCAACATCGCCCATGCGATGTTCCAGTTCGTCAACTACCCCGGACCCTGGGCGGTGCAGGTCAATGACTATGAAGTGGCTGACGTGGCCGCTCATCTGGCCGGTACGCTGGTCCGCAAAGGACCGCGACGGTTGATGAGCCTGCTGTGGCGCCGGGTGCAGGAGCAGAAGGTGATCCCCGCGGCCACGCGAGTCGTCTGCAACTCGAATTACACCCGCCGCCGCGTGCTGGAGGCGTACCGTCCGGAAGAGTCTCGCGTCTGCACGATCTACAAAGCCGTCGACACTTCCTGCTTCATCCGCCCCGGCGTCCTGCCGCCGGACCCGCTGCCGCAGCGCCCTGCCGGGGGGCGGCTGGTGCTGGTGGGGACGAACTGGCAGATCAAGGGGCTGGACATTCTCCTGCGGTCGATGCAGCAGTTGCTCGCCCGGCGCGGGGACTTGTCGCTGACGGTGGCCGGCTCGCCGCAGGGGCGAGCCAACGCCCGCATGGTGGCGCTGTGCGCCCAGTTGGGTCTGCAGGATCGTGTGCATTTTGTCGGGCGGTTGGATCGGGAGGCATTGAAGGTGTTGCTGTGGTACAGTGATCTCTATGTGCTGCCCAGCCGCAGCGAAGGCTTCGGCGTGTCCGTGCTTGAGGCGATGTCGGCCGGCGTGCCCGTGGTGGTCTCGCGGGTGGGCGGCTTGCCGGAGATTGTCGCCGACCAGCAGTGGGGGGTGCTCGTTGAGCCGGAAGATCCCCGCGCGTTGGCCGGTGCGGTGGAGCAGCTTCTGGGCAGTGCGCCGCGACGGCAGGCGCTATCGGCGGCAGGGGCGCAGCGCGCGACGGCATTTGGTCTCCATCGCATGATTGACCAGGTGCGGGCTCTTTACGAACAGTTGATGCGGTAG
- a CDS encoding glycosyltransferase family 4 protein, with the protein MVGKKIVYAFTPQYNRRCAAGLDEQIDRVQPDLVLGLFEAAPLLADVSSPLPLFMYRDMTPLDSMRMGWYRGTTNRPRRNMRQASQLVRNAVSRCAGIAVASDWARQSLVHNYGADAARVVLAPMAANIEPEYVPSRQAVLDRRQGNCCRMIFVGVDWQRKGGDILVEAFDRLGAMGIRAQLTIVGCTPPPEAIVGRDIKVIPFLDKTEPTGCRELAALLIQSDFLVVPTRSEAYGIVYAEGNAFGLPAIGTDVGGVSGVITDGLNGFRLPLSARGDAYAKVIADLWNDPVRLQAMRVSSRDEYERRLNWDVWGETMADFFRGFLPPRLASGIGPSR; encoded by the coding sequence TTGGTCGGCAAGAAAATCGTTTACGCATTTACGCCCCAATACAACAGGCGTTGTGCCGCAGGGCTGGACGAGCAGATCGATCGAGTCCAACCTGACCTGGTGCTGGGCCTGTTCGAAGCGGCGCCGCTCTTGGCTGACGTTAGCAGCCCCTTGCCGTTGTTCATGTATCGGGACATGACGCCGCTGGACTCCATGCGCATGGGATGGTACCGGGGCACAACCAACCGCCCCCGACGAAATATGCGGCAGGCTTCGCAACTGGTCCGCAACGCGGTTAGCCGTTGTGCAGGCATCGCCGTGGCCAGCGACTGGGCCCGCCAGTCGCTGGTACACAACTACGGCGCCGATGCCGCGAGAGTTGTTCTGGCTCCGATGGCGGCCAACATCGAACCAGAGTATGTCCCGTCGCGCCAAGCGGTTCTTGATCGCCGCCAAGGAAACTGCTGCCGCATGATTTTTGTCGGCGTCGATTGGCAGCGCAAAGGGGGCGATATCTTGGTTGAAGCTTTCGACCGGCTTGGTGCCATGGGCATCCGGGCTCAACTGACCATCGTCGGTTGCACGCCGCCGCCGGAGGCGATCGTCGGCCGAGACATCAAGGTCATCCCCTTCCTGGACAAGACGGAACCAACCGGCTGCCGCGAACTGGCCGCCCTGCTGATACAATCGGATTTTCTGGTGGTGCCGACGCGGTCGGAGGCTTACGGCATCGTCTACGCTGAGGGCAATGCATTTGGTCTGCCCGCCATCGGCACAGACGTCGGAGGCGTCTCGGGCGTGATCACCGACGGCCTAAACGGCTTTCGATTGCCCCTGTCGGCCCGGGGGGACGCCTACGCCAAGGTCATCGCGGATCTGTGGAACGATCCCGTCCGCCTTCAGGCCATGCGAGTCTCGTCACGCGATGAGTATGAGCGACGGCTGAACTGGGACGTCTGGGGTGAGACGATGGCCGATTTCTTCCGAGGCTTCCTGCCCCCTCGCCTGGCGAGCGGGATAGGTCCGAGCCGTTGA
- a CDS encoding glycosyltransferase family 4 protein has product MSGDMAMGKITVGHFPYNLDSNPYQRLFSGALESAGLHVIRIPPRKLFPLHYATSFPIDVLHLDWPHDFYHGRTWLLTRVKRAMYYLGLRRLRRHKVVWTVHNLIGHDAPDAAQELRLLQRLVDRCDALMVMSNSARDQVQEAYRLPPGLRVEVIPHGHYIDEYANTVSRDEARRRLGLEQARRVVLSLGRMRRYKGLDDLIRAFGAAGQRGDVLVLAGQPESNQFAAELEDLARQSLPGYLQIRLHAGEVPDDQMQVYFNAADVVALPFKNILNSGSLLLSMSFARCVVAPRVGALPEVACPQAYFGYDPQQSGALDAALSEAINHDDLLHRGQQARQYARQHYDWHDIGLKVRKMYEAIL; this is encoded by the coding sequence GTGAGCGGCGACATGGCAATGGGCAAGATCACTGTAGGACATTTTCCATACAATCTCGACTCGAACCCGTACCAGCGGCTATTCTCGGGCGCCCTGGAGTCGGCGGGGCTGCACGTGATCCGCATCCCGCCGCGGAAGCTGTTTCCCCTGCACTACGCCACCTCGTTTCCGATTGACGTGCTGCACCTCGACTGGCCGCACGATTTCTACCATGGTCGAACCTGGCTGCTGACGCGAGTCAAGCGGGCGATGTACTACCTCGGGTTGAGGCGGCTGCGCCGGCACAAGGTGGTCTGGACCGTTCACAACCTGATCGGTCATGATGCCCCCGATGCCGCCCAAGAGCTCCGCCTGCTTCAGCGCCTCGTGGACCGCTGCGACGCGCTGATGGTCATGTCCAACAGCGCCCGCGACCAGGTGCAGGAAGCCTATCGCCTGCCGCCGGGTCTGCGCGTCGAGGTGATTCCGCACGGGCACTACATCGACGAATATGCCAACACCGTCAGCCGCGACGAGGCGCGGCGCCGATTGGGTCTCGAACAGGCGCGGCGGGTGGTGCTTTCATTGGGGCGCATGCGGCGCTACAAGGGATTGGACGACTTGATCCGCGCCTTCGGCGCCGCCGGACAACGCGGCGATGTGCTGGTGCTGGCAGGCCAGCCGGAGAGTAATCAATTCGCCGCCGAACTCGAAGACCTGGCACGACAATCCCTTCCCGGTTACCTGCAAATAAGACTTCACGCCGGCGAAGTGCCCGACGACCAGATGCAGGTCTACTTCAATGCCGCCGACGTGGTGGCCCTGCCGTTCAAGAACATTCTCAACTCCGGCAGCCTGCTGCTGTCGATGAGTTTCGCTCGCTGCGTAGTGGCCCCGCGCGTGGGCGCCCTGCCGGAGGTCGCCTGCCCGCAGGCGTATTTTGGCTATGATCCCCAACAGAGCGGCGCGCTCGATGCCGCCCTGTCCGAGGCGATCAACCACGACGACCTCCTCCATCGCGGCCAGCAGGCCCGCCAGTACGCCCGCCAGCACTACGACTGGCATGATATCGGTCTGAAGGTCAGAAAGATGTACGAGGCCATTCTGTGA
- a CDS encoding polysaccharide deacetylase family protein, which yields MRRLRWIIRDILLITIYYSGLAALWAALWGRRSGILSYHNVLAAGEMSKGFAYRVDCTIEVFESQVAYLARHYPILPARMIGQEASEGWILTFDDGMLNAYSTIAPILSRRNLTAIFAVCPGLIEGDIPHVWRDHIYLILQQSVGRSLRLPMDHYGQPVAIGADNINAIGAAIKDHVVSHKIADVYRLVRTLCECNALPYHRETVHPERFSPMDWPMVRSLQAAGHVIASHTWSHRILSLLPDDQKREELQRSRAMLAARLGQAPEVIVYPYGGPAEVDQETMTLAAECNYRVGLMNVPARVPGPDAMAVPRFGLPPTPWRAHLFATLCGVKHALKGT from the coding sequence ATGCGCAGGCTTCGGTGGATCATTCGGGACATCCTTCTGATCACGATCTACTACAGTGGTCTAGCTGCCTTGTGGGCGGCGCTATGGGGAAGGAGATCCGGGATCCTCTCCTACCACAACGTCCTGGCGGCCGGAGAGATGTCGAAAGGATTTGCCTACAGGGTTGACTGCACGATAGAGGTTTTTGAATCGCAGGTAGCTTATCTGGCCCGGCACTATCCGATTCTGCCGGCACGGATGATCGGGCAGGAAGCCTCAGAGGGATGGATACTGACCTTTGACGACGGCATGCTCAATGCCTACAGCACAATTGCCCCAATCCTGTCACGAAGGAATCTTACGGCAATATTTGCCGTTTGTCCTGGGCTCATCGAGGGCGATATTCCGCACGTGTGGCGGGATCACATCTACCTGATCCTTCAGCAATCTGTTGGTCGCTCGCTGAGGTTGCCCATGGACCATTACGGACAACCCGTGGCCATCGGGGCTGACAACATCAATGCCATAGGCGCGGCCATTAAGGATCATGTGGTCAGCCATAAGATCGCCGACGTATATAGGTTGGTCCGCACTCTTTGTGAATGCAATGCTCTGCCTTATCACCGCGAAACGGTTCATCCGGAGCGCTTCAGCCCGATGGACTGGCCGATGGTACGCAGCCTCCAGGCTGCCGGACACGTGATTGCTTCGCACACGTGGTCCCACCGAATTTTGAGCCTGTTGCCTGACGACCAGAAGCGAGAAGAACTGCAGCGGTCGCGTGCGATGCTGGCGGCGCGGCTTGGCCAGGCGCCGGAAGTAATCGTATACCCTTACGGCGGGCCTGCGGAAGTGGATCAGGAAACTATGACTCTGGCCGCCGAGTGCAATTACCGCGTGGGTTTGATGAACGTTCCTGCTCGGGTGCCCGGTCCGGATGCTATGGCGGTTCCCCGATTTGGGCTCCCGCCAACACCATGGCGCGCGCACCTGTTTGCGACGCTCTGTGGTGTGAAGCACGCGCTGAAGGGAACGTGA
- the alr gene encoding alanine racemase, with amino-acid sequence MNTCLTAQIAASSLVANLQTVRASLRSGVKLCGVVKADCYGHGMDILLPVILPHVDALAVATADEALDVRRIATDVPLLVFFTPGVMEEGQAESTLAELVRHDVTISVVSSAEVAAVAKAAASVGRRGRVHVKIDTGMGRSGVLPGQFEHVLTAATSHPAVRLEGLYTHLPLADEGDWAYTAMQLDLLKQCAKACNGAETLICHAANSAATLGFPASHLDMVRPGLAIYGYRTGDDCPGQESLRPALRVTARLMQVKEVDAGTRCGYGLTYAMPATGRIGLAPIGYADGYLRSFSNRACMGIRGQYARVIGRVSMDQTIIDLSGIAGAAVGDEVEVISSDRAAPNSVENLAKMAGTIPYEIIVRLGARVRRVLRD; translated from the coding sequence ATGAATACCTGTTTGACCGCACAGATCGCCGCCTCCAGCCTGGTCGCCAATCTTCAGACGGTCCGCGCTTCCCTGCGCAGCGGCGTCAAGCTCTGTGGCGTCGTCAAGGCGGACTGCTACGGGCATGGCATGGACATTCTGCTGCCGGTGATTCTGCCCCACGTGGATGCACTGGCGGTGGCTACGGCCGATGAGGCCCTTGACGTGCGCCGCATTGCCACCGACGTACCGCTGCTGGTGTTCTTTACTCCTGGCGTCATGGAGGAAGGGCAGGCTGAATCGACTCTGGCGGAATTGGTGCGGCACGATGTTACGATCAGTGTAGTCAGTTCCGCCGAGGTGGCGGCTGTCGCAAAAGCCGCAGCGTCAGTAGGCAGAAGAGGGCGCGTACATGTCAAGATCGATACGGGCATGGGTCGCAGCGGGGTTTTGCCAGGGCAGTTTGAGCACGTCCTGACGGCGGCAACCTCTCATCCCGCGGTGCGACTGGAGGGGCTTTACACGCATCTGCCCCTGGCCGATGAAGGCGATTGGGCATATACCGCCATGCAACTGGACTTGTTGAAGCAGTGCGCCAAGGCCTGCAACGGCGCCGAAACCTTGATCTGCCACGCGGCCAATTCGGCTGCCACGCTGGGCTTTCCTGCCTCGCATCTGGATATGGTGCGTCCGGGGCTGGCGATCTACGGATATCGAACAGGCGACGATTGTCCCGGTCAGGAATCGCTGCGGCCGGCGCTGCGGGTGACGGCCCGGCTGATGCAGGTCAAAGAAGTCGATGCGGGTACGCGTTGTGGATACGGCTTGACATACGCCATGCCCGCGACAGGACGTATCGGTCTGGCGCCCATCGGTTACGCCGACGGGTATCTGCGGAGTTTTTCCAACCGTGCCTGCATGGGCATTCGCGGTCAATATGCGCGGGTCATCGGTCGTGTATCGATGGACCAGACGATCATCGACTTGAGCGGCATAGCCGGCGCGGCGGTCGGTGACGAGGTGGAGGTGATCTCGTCGGATCGTGCAGCGCCGAATTCGGTGGAGAATCTGGCGAAGATGGCCGGAACAATCCCCTATGAGATCATTGTGCGTCTGGGGGCGCGCGTCCGGCGGGTGCTCAGAGATTAG